A stretch of Pleuronectes platessa chromosome 24, fPlePla1.1, whole genome shotgun sequence DNA encodes these proteins:
- the kynu gene encoding kynureninase, which yields MDLLNCSTPRETLEKVSALLGCSTTSERVASYLDKHDKLRHLRRNFHVPKIADLPPSDLSLVDGSKKCIYLVGNSLGLQPKMARKYLQEELDKWAKMGTHGHTEGSRPWAWAENHLEELMANVVGAKPEEVALMNGLTVNLHLLMLSFYKPTAARHKVLLEDKAFPSDHYAVESQIRLRGFDPQQSMLLLSPRPGEDTLRTEDILQVIEKEGDSIALVMFSGVQYYTGQLFNMAAITEAGQRKGCFVGFDCAHAAGNAELKLHDWGVDFACWCSYKYLNSGAGGLAGAFVHEKHKDTIHPALVGWWGHDLKTRFQMSNVLELMPGVSGFRLSNQPILLVCPLQASLRVFAKTSMQALRRKSLLLTGYLEYLIRHYYTEDPAQPGKPHVHIITPTDPEQRGCQLSLSFSVPIGKVFKELEKRGIALDMREPSVLRIAPVPLYNTFRDVHTFIQTLGCALTASCH from the exons ATGGATCTCTTGAACTGCTCCACTCCCAGAGAAACCCTGGAGAAGGTGTCGGCCTTGCTGGGCTGCAGCACCACCTCTGAAAGAGTGGCCTCATACCTGGACAAGCATGACAAGCTGAGGCATCTCAGGAGGAACTTTCATGTGCCCAAAATTGCAGACTTGCCTCCTT CTGATCTTTCGCTGGTCGACGGCAGCAAGAAGTGCATCTACCTGGTGGGGAACTCGCTGGGCCTTCAGCCCAAAATGGCCCGGAAGtacctgcaggaggagctggataAGTGGGCGAAAAT GGGTACTCATGGTCACACAGAGGGCTCTCGACCGTGGGCGTGGGCTGAAAACCACTTAGAGGAGCTCATGGCCAATGTTGTTG GAGCTAAACCTGAAGAGGTGGCACTGATGAACGGCCTGACGGTTAATTTACATCTTCTGATG CTGTCCTTCTACAAACCCACAGCAGCTCGACACAAAGTCCTCCTGGAGGACAAAGCGTTTCCTTCAGACCAC TACGCTGTGGAATCTCAGATCAGGCTGCGAGGATTCGACCCTCAGCAGAGCATGTTGCTGCTTTCACCCAGACCG GGAGAAGACACCCTGAGGACGGAGGACATCCTGCAGGTGATCGAGAAGGAGGGCGACTCCATCGCCCTGGTGATGTTCAGTGGAGTTCAGTACTACACCGGTCAGCTGTTCAACATGGCCGCCATCACAGAGGCTGGGCAGAGGAAG GGCTGTTTTGTAGGTTTCGACTGCGCTCACGCTGCTGGAAACGCTGAGCTGAAGCTGCACGACTGGGGAGTGGACTTTGCCTGCTGGTGCTCCTACAAG tATCTGAACTCGGGCGCCGGAGGCCTCGCAGGAGCGTTTGTCCACGAGAAGCATAAAGACACCATCCACCCAGC GCTGGTGGGATGGTGGGGTCACGACCTGAAGACGCGGTTCCAGATGAGTAACG tgtTGGAGCTGATGCCCGGCGTGAGCGGCTTCAGACTCTCCAACCAGCCCATCCTACTGGTCTGCCCCCTGCAGGCTAGTCTTCGG GTGTTTGCCAAGACCAGTATGCAGGCGTTACGCAGGAAGTCCCTCCTCCTGACGGGTTACCTGGAGTACCTCATCCGGCATTACTACACCGAGGACCCCGCGCAGCCCGGGAAACCCCACGTCCACATCATCACGCCCACCGACCCTGAGCAGAGAGGCTGCCagctctctctgtccttctcgGTCCCCATCGGCAAGGTCttcaaggagctggagaagagagGAATCGCA TTGGACATGAGGGAGCCCAGCGTGCTGCGAATCGCTCCGGTGCCGCTCTACAACACCTTCAGGGACGTCCACACCTTCATACAGACACTGGGATGTGCGCTCACCGCCAGCTGCCATTGA